In the Flavobacterium acetivorans genome, one interval contains:
- a CDS encoding dihydroorotase, which produces MKLIIREAKIIDPKSPFHDKTVDILIVDGFIEKIGTSLPNQENADEIKLDNLHVSQGWFDSSVSLGEPGFEERETIENGLTVAAKSGFTAIALQPNSFPIIDNQSQINFVQNKANGSATQLFPIGALTKGSEGNDMAELYDMKKVGAVAFGDYNKSQSNANLLKIALQYVQDFDGLVIAFAQDEKIKGNGVANEGIVSTRLGLKGIPNLAEELQIARNLFLLEYTGGKLHIPTISTAKSVQLIKEAKAKGLQVSCSVAVHHLVMTDEKLEGFDTRFKVSPPLRTEQDRQALLEGIVDNTIDMITSDHNPMDIEHKKMEFDLAKNGTIGLESAYGALMTVLPLEKVIEKLTAGKTIFGIKNELIEEGAKASISLFNPEGQSTFTKENIISKSKNSAFLGMEMKGKVYGILNQEKLILA; this is translated from the coding sequence ATGAAATTAATCATCCGAGAAGCAAAAATTATCGATCCAAAAAGTCCTTTTCACGACAAGACAGTAGATATTTTAATTGTAGATGGTTTTATTGAAAAAATTGGTACTTCTCTACCGAACCAAGAAAATGCAGACGAGATAAAACTCGATAATTTACATGTCTCTCAAGGCTGGTTTGACAGCAGTGTTTCTCTTGGCGAGCCAGGTTTTGAAGAAAGAGAAACCATTGAAAATGGTTTGACTGTGGCAGCAAAAAGCGGTTTTACAGCTATTGCTTTACAACCCAACTCCTTCCCCATCATTGACAATCAATCGCAAATAAATTTTGTACAAAATAAAGCAAATGGTAGCGCTACCCAACTTTTCCCAATAGGAGCTTTGACAAAAGGCAGTGAAGGAAATGACATGGCTGAATTATATGACATGAAAAAAGTGGGAGCTGTGGCTTTTGGAGATTACAATAAAAGTCAAAGCAACGCTAATTTATTAAAAATTGCCTTGCAATATGTGCAGGATTTTGATGGTTTAGTTATTGCATTTGCACAAGATGAAAAGATAAAAGGAAATGGAGTAGCTAATGAAGGTATCGTTTCAACTAGATTGGGATTGAAAGGCATTCCAAATTTAGCCGAAGAATTACAAATTGCCCGAAATTTATTCTTACTCGAATATACTGGAGGCAAATTACATATCCCTACTATTTCAACTGCAAAATCAGTACAATTAATCAAAGAAGCCAAAGCAAAAGGACTGCAAGTTAGTTGCAGTGTAGCGGTACATCATTTGGTAATGACAGATGAAAAACTAGAAGGCTTTGATACCCGTTTCAAGGTTTCACCGCCTTTGCGAACAGAGCAAGACCGACAAGCTTTACTCGAAGGAATAGTAGACAACACCATCGACATGATTACATCTGACCACAATCCGATGGATATTGAACATAAAAAGATGGAATTTGATCTAGCCAAAAACGGTACAATTGGACTCGAAAGTGCTTACGGAGCATTGATGACCGTTCTGCCGTTAGAAAAAGTGATCGAAAAACTGACCGCCGGAAAAACAATTTTTGGAATCAAAAACGAGCTCATTGAAGAAGGTGCGAAAGCAAGCATTAGCCTATTTAATCCTGAAGGACAAAGTACTTTCACCAAAGAAAATATTATCTCTAAATCAAAAAACTCCGCTTTTCTGGGAATGGAAATGAAAGGTAAAGTTTACGGGATTTTAAATCAGGAAAAATTAATTTTAGCTTAA
- the bcp gene encoding thioredoxin-dependent thiol peroxidase produces MTTLKKGDKAPQFSGVDQDGKQHQLADYKGKKLVVFFYPKASTPGCTAEACDLRDNFERFQANNYELLGVSADSAKAQAKFKEKYEFPFPLLADEDKSVIEAFGVWGPKKFMGREYDGIHRTTFVIDENGIIDEVIEKVKTKEHAAQILK; encoded by the coding sequence ATGACAACATTAAAAAAAGGAGATAAAGCACCTCAATTTTCGGGAGTGGATCAAGACGGAAAACAACATCAGTTAGCAGATTATAAAGGAAAAAAACTAGTAGTTTTCTTTTATCCAAAAGCCAGTACACCGGGATGTACAGCCGAAGCTTGCGATTTGAGAGATAATTTTGAGCGTTTTCAAGCGAATAATTATGAATTACTGGGTGTAAGTGCCGATTCGGCTAAAGCGCAGGCTAAATTCAAAGAGAAGTACGAATTTCCTTTCCCTTTATTAGCTGACGAAGATAAATCGGTTATAGAGGCTTTTGGGGTTTGGGGACCAAAGAAATTCATGGGACGCGAGTATGACGGAATTCATAGAACCACTTTTGTAATTGACGAGAACGGAATTATTGATGAAGTAATCGAAAAAGTGAAAACTAAGGAGCATGCCGCTCAAATATTGAAGTAA
- a CDS encoding lactonase family protein: protein MKKILSVLLLILVFSNVQAQKGKQNLIIGTYTKGCESKGIYVYDFDAESGDFHFKNSSENVVNPSYLTVSKDNKFVYAVNEDGNESAVSSFGFNPSSGQLDFINKQNSIGADPCYIINDDKNVIVANYSGGNISVFGKNNDGSIAQAKQLVQQHAQNQGKSHTHMVYFSPDKKYVLSNNLGNDKVYTYKYNPNSDSEVLKVSDSISVKSGSGPRHLTFSKDGKYVYLLQELDGSLTVFSYAKGKLTKVDETTVIAKDFKGVIGTADIHISPDGKFLYATNRGTANDISIFKIAKNGKLEFKGQTSTLGKGPRNFAIDPSGNFLLVAHQYTNDVIIFKRNKTTGAITDTGKRIALCAPVCLVFGK, encoded by the coding sequence ATGAAAAAAATCTTATCCGTTCTCCTTTTAATTTTAGTTTTTTCGAACGTACAAGCCCAAAAAGGCAAACAAAATTTGATTATTGGAACCTATACTAAAGGATGCGAAAGCAAAGGAATCTATGTCTATGATTTTGATGCTGAATCCGGAGATTTCCATTTTAAGAATAGCAGTGAGAATGTGGTGAATCCAAGTTATCTGACGGTTTCAAAGGACAATAAGTTTGTCTATGCTGTAAATGAAGACGGAAACGAAAGCGCGGTAAGTTCTTTTGGATTCAATCCGTCAAGCGGGCAATTGGATTTTATTAATAAGCAAAATTCAATAGGAGCTGATCCTTGCTATATCATTAATGATGATAAAAATGTCATTGTGGCCAATTATTCGGGTGGAAACATCAGCGTTTTTGGAAAAAATAATGACGGCAGTATTGCTCAAGCTAAGCAACTGGTACAGCAACATGCTCAAAACCAAGGGAAGTCACATACACATATGGTGTATTTTTCTCCAGATAAAAAGTATGTTTTGTCTAATAATTTAGGTAATGATAAAGTATATACATACAAATACAATCCAAATTCTGATAGCGAAGTTTTGAAAGTTTCTGACAGTATTTCGGTAAAATCTGGAAGTGGTCCAAGGCATCTTACTTTTAGCAAAGACGGTAAATATGTTTATTTGTTGCAAGAACTGGATGGTAGTTTAACTGTTTTTAGTTATGCCAAAGGGAAATTGACAAAAGTAGATGAAACGACCGTTATCGCTAAAGATTTCAAAGGCGTTATTGGTACAGCCGACATACACATTTCGCCTGACGGTAAATTTTTGTATGCAACTAATCGTGGAACGGCAAATGATATTTCTATTTTTAAAATTGCTAAAAACGGGAAATTGGAATTTAAAGGGCAAACCAGTACTTTAGGCAAAGGACCTCGTAATTTTGCGATTGATCCTAGCGGGAACTTCCTTTTGGTAGCCCATCAATATACAAACGATGTTATTATTTTTAAGCGTAATAAAACTACAGGAGCGATTACCGATACGGGTAAAAGAATTGCTTTGTGCGCACCGGTTTGTCTGGTTTTTGGAAAGTAG
- a CDS encoding DUF4488 domain-containing protein, translating to MKKKTLHVLTLIAISSFFLANAQSKINEKSKALEGVWTCKAERSSNLLEMGFRPAMPGTLKIISADGKFTNIRVMQSKTVITIDGLFKVESDSIFVESIKRSLNSVLIGKENRLLFRMEGNNKLYIKWFLEKNQLNQKMNIWIEELWEKAEMPSI from the coding sequence ATGAAAAAAAAGACTCTTCATGTATTAACTCTTATCGCAATCTCTTCTTTTTTCCTTGCAAACGCCCAGTCAAAAATAAATGAAAAATCTAAAGCATTGGAAGGTGTTTGGACGTGTAAAGCTGAGCGATCCTCTAACTTGCTAGAAATGGGATTCCGCCCAGCAATGCCGGGTACACTTAAAATTATCTCAGCAGATGGAAAATTCACTAATATAAGAGTCATGCAATCAAAAACGGTTATTACTATTGATGGATTATTTAAAGTAGAATCAGATAGTATCTTCGTGGAATCTATCAAACGCTCACTAAATTCAGTTTTAATAGGAAAAGAAAATAGACTTCTCTTCAGAATGGAAGGCAATAATAAACTTTATATTAAGTGGTTTCTCGAAAAAAATCAATTAAACCAAAAAATGAATATTTGGATCGAAGAATTATGGGAAAAAGCAGAAATGCCTAGTATTTAA
- a CDS encoding YaiO family outer membrane beta-barrel protein → MIFKKIVQLPFLLCFAMVFQIYGQENKYNGDPDASFETARKLAFNQQRKQAQDTLSHILTKYPDYHDIREFLATTYSWDADYKKAQKEFKSILDKDSQRKSTWIAAIKNEIWADKPYIAIEMTSQALKIFPEDPELLYVKATAQENTNNPLDALSTIQAVLDKNPEDQKAQDYKISLDQGLRNNSFGIKSSVDVYSKVFDPMQYHTLKLSRLTKYGSIIGKVNLSRRFNENGAQFEVDLYPKITKGLYAYLNLGLANTFLFPDIRYGAELYKSLPHSLEVSLGFRTLKYSSTTNIYTGALGWYTGNSYWSIRPYFTPGDGGTSTSAALNYRKYRSNAENYISFGYSMGVSPEINQFKFDTADAEIINLKTQRFNIGYYFTTAKNKNAWGAQFDVAHQEISFDPGNYFWIYSLSLSWDLKFK, encoded by the coding sequence ATGATATTCAAAAAAATAGTTCAACTACCATTTTTGCTTTGCTTCGCAATGGTTTTCCAAATCTATGGCCAAGAAAACAAATACAATGGCGATCCAGACGCTTCATTTGAAACCGCTCGCAAACTGGCTTTCAATCAACAACGCAAGCAGGCACAAGATACCTTATCCCATATTTTAACCAAATATCCCGATTATCATGATATTCGAGAATTTTTGGCCACAACCTATTCTTGGGATGCGGATTATAAAAAAGCCCAAAAAGAATTCAAATCAATTTTAGACAAAGATTCCCAAAGAAAAAGCACTTGGATAGCTGCCATTAAAAATGAAATATGGGCTGACAAACCTTATATTGCAATCGAAATGACCTCTCAGGCATTGAAAATTTTCCCGGAAGATCCGGAACTATTATACGTTAAAGCAACTGCCCAAGAAAACACAAACAATCCTTTGGATGCTTTAAGTACAATTCAAGCCGTCTTAGACAAAAACCCAGAAGATCAAAAAGCCCAAGACTATAAAATCAGCTTGGATCAAGGGCTAAGAAACAACTCCTTCGGCATAAAATCGAGTGTGGATGTCTATTCAAAAGTTTTTGATCCTATGCAATACCATACGCTTAAACTAAGCCGACTCACAAAATATGGAAGTATTATTGGGAAAGTGAATTTAAGCAGACGATTTAATGAAAATGGAGCTCAGTTTGAAGTCGATTTATATCCTAAAATTACCAAAGGTTTATATGCTTACCTAAATTTAGGTTTAGCAAATACTTTTCTTTTCCCCGATATTAGATACGGCGCTGAGCTATACAAATCTTTACCGCACAGCTTAGAGGTTTCCCTTGGTTTCCGAACTTTAAAATACAGCAGTACCACCAATATCTATACTGGAGCATTGGGTTGGTACACCGGAAATAGTTACTGGTCCATTCGCCCTTACTTTACTCCCGGCGATGGAGGAACAAGCACATCAGCGGCCTTAAATTACCGAAAATACCGCTCTAATGCTGAAAATTATATAAGTTTTGGCTATAGCATGGGAGTTTCTCCGGAAATAAATCAATTTAAATTTGACACCGCAGATGCCGAAATCATAAACCTAAAAACACAGCGTTTTAATATTGGCTATTATTTTACCACCGCTAAAAATAAAAATGCTTGGGGTGCGCAATTTGATGTTGCCCATCAGGAAATCAGCTTTGATCCTGGGAACTATTTTTGGATTTATTCCCTGAGTTTATCTTGGGATTTAAAATTCAAATAG
- a CDS encoding alpha/beta hydrolase, which produces MNNLSLDYLIREPKIKLDKNPLILLLHGYGSNEQDLFSFATELPENHYIVSARAPYDLQYGSYAWYAINFDANQNKFSDNEQAKSSRDLIAQFLEELIANLPIDTNDVTLIGFSQGAILSYAVALSYPEKIKNVIALSGYISEPAFDENYLKNDLSRLKIFASHGTVDQVIPVDWARKTKPFLDKLGIDSIYKEYPIGHGISPQQFYDFKKWLIE; this is translated from the coding sequence ATGAATAATTTATCTCTTGACTATCTCATTAGAGAACCCAAAATAAAATTAGACAAAAACCCGTTGATCCTTTTATTGCACGGATATGGCAGCAACGAGCAGGATTTATTTTCGTTTGCAACTGAGCTTCCAGAGAATCATTATATCGTATCTGCGCGTGCGCCTTATGATTTACAATATGGTAGTTATGCTTGGTACGCCATCAATTTTGATGCAAATCAAAATAAATTTTCAGATAACGAACAGGCCAAATCTTCCAGAGATTTAATCGCCCAATTTTTAGAAGAACTAATTGCAAATCTCCCTATTGACACTAACGATGTTACTTTAATTGGTTTTAGTCAGGGTGCCATTTTGAGTTATGCCGTTGCCTTATCTTATCCCGAAAAAATCAAAAATGTAATTGCTTTAAGCGGTTATATCAGCGAGCCGGCATTTGACGAAAATTACCTAAAAAACGATTTATCAAGACTTAAAATATTTGCTTCTCATGGAACTGTGGACCAAGTAATACCGGTTGATTGGGCCCGAAAAACAAAACCGTTTTTGGACAAATTAGGAATTGATTCTATTTATAAAGAATACCCTATCGGTCATGGCATATCGCCTCAGCAGTTTTATGACTTTAAGAAATGGTTAATAGAATAA
- a CDS encoding MBL fold metallo-hydrolase, which yields MKVYFLGTGTSQGIPVIGSHHPVCKSTDSKDKRLRVSVWITWDNHSYVIDCGPDFRQQMLASNCHKVDGILFTHEHADHTAGLDDIRPFNFKQGEMPIYAHQRVIENLKKRFDYVFETENRYPGAPSVKTHEVVNNEAFVLGDKMVVPINVMHGDLQVFGYRMDDFAYLTDVKTIEESEVLKLKNLKVLVINALREETHFTHFNLEEALDFIALVQPEKAYLTHISHLFGFHEEIQKKLPENVYLAFDNLEITI from the coding sequence GTGAAGGTATATTTTTTGGGTACAGGTACATCGCAAGGAATCCCAGTTATAGGGAGTCATCATCCCGTTTGTAAAAGCACTGATTCTAAGGATAAAAGACTAAGGGTTTCAGTATGGATTACTTGGGATAATCATTCCTATGTGATTGATTGTGGTCCGGATTTTAGGCAGCAAATGTTGGCTTCAAATTGTCATAAAGTGGATGGAATTCTTTTTACCCACGAACATGCAGATCATACCGCTGGATTGGATGATATTCGTCCGTTTAATTTCAAACAAGGGGAAATGCCTATTTATGCACATCAACGTGTTATAGAGAATTTGAAAAAGCGTTTCGATTATGTTTTTGAAACCGAGAACAGATATCCAGGTGCTCCTTCGGTAAAAACGCATGAAGTAGTCAATAACGAGGCTTTTGTCCTGGGTGATAAAATGGTAGTTCCTATAAATGTTATGCATGGTGATTTGCAGGTTTTTGGTTATCGAATGGATGATTTTGCTTATTTGACTGATGTGAAAACTATTGAAGAAAGTGAAGTTTTGAAGTTGAAAAACTTAAAAGTGTTAGTAATTAATGCTTTGCGTGAGGAAACTCATTTTACTCATTTCAATTTAGAGGAAGCCTTAGATTTTATAGCTTTGGTACAACCTGAAAAAGCCTATCTGACCCATATCAGTCATCTTTTTGGGTTTCATGAAGAAATACAAAAGAAACTACCTGAAAACGTTTACCTTGCTTTCGATAATTTAGAAATTACAATTTAA
- a CDS encoding vWA domain-containing protein yields MQFKHPEILYFLFLLIVPILVHLFQFRRFKKEYFTNVRFLSALSVQTRKSSKIKKWLLLASRLLFMLFLILAFAQPFFEAKDNSNATNEMYIILDNSFSMQAKGKKGELLRRSVQELLENTPENVNFSLITNSETYWNTDIKSIQNSLQNLKYSALPFQLDQLMAKVKSHKSAFKKDIVVITDAVGLDKKQLKNIDKNDIPYFIIPKAEQKNNVAVDSVSIHETLDNFYEISVELSNYGEDFKPIPIAVYNQNKLIAKTLVNFETKKKSVLFTIPKQDFHGSISITDNGLEYDNTLYFSISKTKKINVISIGEAEKSNFLSRIYTPDEFNFSNSSIGTLDYNSLEKQDVIILNELDEIPQALQITLKSFVEKGGNLVLIPSAKNTAANLNSFLTNFGAIQFNSIENTEKLISKINFNHPLFASVFENKITNFQYPKTKASFKISGSNPAALYNEDQTPFLTSLPNPISAVYVFSAPINITNSNFQQSPLIVPTFYKMAMSNHKNAVTVLTIGDSKPYFVDVLLSKDAILSVKNSTEQFIPIQQILNNKVKLTFNDYPVQAGNFEIYNQKTPVENISFNYSRTESDLATANENLLSDYKIIDSVATVFDTLQTERTDNQIWKWFVIFALLFLIIEIAILKFLK; encoded by the coding sequence ATGCAGTTTAAACATCCCGAAATTCTATACTTTCTCTTCCTATTGATTGTTCCAATTTTGGTCCATTTATTTCAATTTCGCCGATTCAAAAAAGAATATTTCACTAATGTTCGATTCCTTTCGGCACTTTCGGTCCAAACCAGAAAAAGTTCTAAAATAAAAAAATGGTTGCTTTTGGCTTCTCGCTTATTATTCATGCTATTCCTTATTTTAGCCTTTGCCCAGCCTTTTTTCGAAGCAAAAGACAATAGCAATGCAACCAATGAAATGTACATTATTCTGGACAATTCCTTTAGTATGCAAGCCAAAGGAAAAAAAGGAGAATTGCTTAGACGTTCCGTTCAGGAATTACTCGAAAACACGCCCGAAAATGTCAATTTTTCTTTGATTACCAATTCTGAAACTTATTGGAACACCGATATAAAATCCATCCAGAATTCGCTACAAAACCTTAAATATAGTGCTTTACCGTTCCAGTTAGATCAGCTGATGGCAAAAGTAAAGTCGCATAAATCTGCTTTCAAAAAAGACATTGTAGTTATTACTGATGCTGTAGGTCTTGACAAAAAACAGCTCAAAAACATTGATAAAAATGACATTCCCTATTTTATAATTCCAAAAGCCGAACAAAAAAATAACGTTGCCGTTGATAGCGTTTCTATTCATGAAACATTGGACAATTTTTATGAAATCAGTGTTGAATTGTCCAACTATGGCGAAGATTTTAAACCTATTCCAATTGCGGTTTACAACCAAAATAAGCTCATTGCAAAAACATTGGTAAACTTTGAAACTAAGAAAAAAAGTGTTCTTTTTACGATTCCAAAACAAGACTTTCATGGCTCAATTTCCATAACAGACAATGGTTTAGAATATGACAACACCTTATATTTTAGCATTTCAAAAACAAAAAAAATCAATGTTATTAGTATTGGAGAAGCCGAAAAAAGCAATTTCCTAAGTCGAATTTATACTCCTGACGAGTTTAATTTCAGCAATTCATCCATTGGTACATTAGATTACAACAGCTTAGAAAAACAAGATGTGATTATTTTGAACGAGCTTGATGAAATTCCGCAAGCCTTACAAATCACACTGAAATCTTTTGTCGAAAAAGGAGGCAATCTCGTTCTGATTCCATCGGCGAAAAATACAGCCGCAAACCTAAATTCCTTTTTGACCAATTTTGGAGCCATTCAATTCAATTCCATAGAAAATACAGAGAAACTGATTAGTAAAATCAATTTCAATCATCCGCTATTTGCTTCTGTTTTTGAAAACAAAATCACCAATTTCCAATATCCAAAAACAAAGGCTTCGTTTAAAATCAGCGGTTCAAATCCGGCCGCTTTATACAATGAGGATCAAACGCCGTTTTTGACTTCTTTGCCAAATCCAATTTCGGCTGTATATGTTTTTTCGGCGCCCATAAACATCACAAATTCAAATTTCCAACAATCTCCTTTGATTGTTCCTACTTTTTACAAAATGGCAATGAGCAACCATAAAAATGCGGTAACGGTCTTGACAATAGGCGATTCAAAACCTTATTTTGTTGATGTATTACTGTCAAAAGACGCTATTTTGTCTGTTAAAAATTCAACGGAACAATTTATTCCTATCCAACAAATCCTGAATAATAAAGTAAAATTGACATTTAATGATTATCCGGTCCAAGCGGGAAATTTCGAGATTTACAATCAAAAAACGCCCGTGGAAAACATCAGTTTTAATTATAGCAGAACCGAAAGCGATTTGGCTACTGCCAATGAAAACCTACTTTCTGATTATAAAATAATTGATTCTGTAGCCACCGTCTTTGATACTTTACAAACCGAGCGAACAGACAATCAAATTTGGAAATGGTTTGTTATCTTTGCACTGCTCTTTCTGATAATCGAAATAGCAATTTTAAAATTCCTGAAATAA
- a CDS encoding TonB-dependent receptor: protein MDTQIKLKGDRVIEQIPSIKDKALRINLNENIYGTFAEIGAGQETVRHFFRSGGSSGTIAKAMSAYDKDFSDSIYGIEEDGRYVTESRLKKMLTMENQLIEERLSREKHPNKMFFSYANTVATIDFAKQFKGHGWVGIRYQIEPDEDYNEIILHIRFKETDARLQQETLGILGVNLIYGAYYKYNDPKRLLRYLYDHLDKDQLEIDTINFSGPRFAEVDNRLMSLQLVKNGMTDAVMFDPEGKNILPAAILYKKNILALRGSFRPVTKVNMDMYEKSLKMFLEENKVEKENTLVVFEITLSNLRSDGEIDERDFMDRAELLCSLGQTVMISNFQEYYKVVEYFSNYTKARMGLAMGVNNLVDIFDEKYYRHLSGGILEAFGKLFFRDMKVFLYPMLDENGDIITSENLKVHPRMKELYKFFKSNGKVINIDDYDPGNLEVFSREVLKMINEGKLGWEPMLPLGIAEMIKEHRLFGYDPNKTLKESN from the coding sequence ATGGACACCCAAATAAAACTAAAAGGTGACAGAGTCATCGAACAAATCCCTTCGATAAAAGACAAAGCGCTTCGTATCAATTTAAATGAGAACATTTACGGAACTTTTGCTGAAATTGGCGCTGGCCAGGAAACGGTAAGGCATTTTTTCAGATCTGGAGGATCTTCTGGAACTATTGCAAAAGCAATGTCTGCTTATGATAAAGATTTCAGTGATTCCATCTATGGTATTGAGGAAGACGGTCGTTATGTAACGGAAAGCCGACTCAAAAAAATGCTAACGATGGAAAATCAGTTAATCGAAGAGCGTTTGAGCAGAGAAAAACATCCTAATAAAATGTTTTTTAGTTACGCCAATACCGTGGCTACGATTGATTTTGCCAAACAATTTAAAGGTCATGGCTGGGTTGGTATTCGTTATCAAATTGAACCTGATGAAGACTATAACGAAATCATACTTCACATCCGTTTTAAAGAAACAGATGCAAGACTGCAACAAGAAACACTTGGAATCCTAGGCGTTAACCTAATTTATGGTGCATACTATAAATACAACGATCCGAAACGCTTGTTGCGCTATTTATACGATCACTTAGACAAAGACCAACTGGAAATTGACACTATTAATTTTTCTGGCCCTCGATTCGCTGAAGTAGACAATCGCTTAATGAGTTTGCAACTCGTAAAAAATGGAATGACTGATGCGGTAATGTTTGATCCTGAAGGAAAAAATATTCTTCCTGCTGCCATATTATACAAAAAGAATATTCTTGCCTTAAGAGGTAGTTTTCGTCCGGTTACCAAGGTAAATATGGATATGTACGAGAAATCATTAAAAATGTTTCTTGAAGAAAACAAAGTGGAAAAAGAGAATACGCTGGTGGTATTTGAAATCACCTTATCCAACCTGCGTTCTGATGGAGAAATTGACGAACGCGATTTCATGGATCGAGCGGAATTACTTTGTTCGCTTGGACAAACCGTAATGATTTCTAATTTCCAAGAATACTATAAAGTAGTTGAATATTTTTCAAATTATACCAAAGCTAGAATGGGACTGGCCATGGGAGTCAACAATTTAGTTGATATTTTTGATGAGAAATACTATCGCCATCTTAGTGGTGGAATTCTTGAGGCTTTCGGAAAATTATTCTTCCGCGATATGAAAGTATTTCTTTATCCAATGTTAGACGAAAATGGAGACATTATCACTTCAGAGAATTTAAAAGTGCATCCCCGAATGAAAGAACTTTACAAATTCTTCAAGTCTAACGGAAAAGTAATCAACATTGATGATTATGATCCCGGAAATTTAGAAGTATTCTCTCGCGAAGTCCTAAAAATGATCAACGAAGGAAAGCTGGGATGGGAACCGATGCTTCCGCTTGGTATCGCCGAAATGATCAAAGAGCACAGACTTTTTGGCTATGATCCAAATAAAACATTGAAAGAAAGCAATTAA
- a CDS encoding DEAD/DEAH box helicase yields the protein MTTFEQLNLPKSVQKAIDDLGFTSPTPIQEKTFSVIMSGRDMMGIAQTGTGKTFAYLLPLLKLYKFTPGHTPKIVILVPTRELVVQVVEEVEKLTKYMSVRTIGIFGGVNINTQKTTVYQGCDILVGTPGRIMDLTLDNVIRFEEMQKLVIDEFDEMLNLGFRTQLTAILAMMPKKRQNILFSATMTDEVDGILNDYFDYPEEVTLSASGTPLENIKQITYNVPNFNTKVNLLKHLLETNEDMSRVLVFVNNKKISDMLHVRIEEDFEGQFGVIHSNKSQNYRLSTMAEFQEGNLRGLITTDIMARGLDISNITHVINFEMPEMPELYMHRIGRTGRADATGTAISFIAPREEEFKVEVEVLMNMELNAEPFPETVEISLKLIEPEKDRQPIKFLMKKQKLDGDGAFQEKSKKNKKVNLGGPGVTKKKTHGSVNRNMLKTRDKKRKDKNK from the coding sequence ATGACCACTTTCGAGCAATTAAATCTTCCAAAATCAGTCCAAAAAGCAATTGACGATTTAGGATTTACTTCCCCAACTCCTATTCAGGAAAAAACTTTTTCTGTAATAATGTCTGGTCGCGATATGATGGGAATTGCACAAACCGGAACCGGTAAAACATTTGCCTACTTATTACCCTTATTAAAATTATATAAATTTACTCCCGGACATACTCCAAAAATAGTAATCCTAGTCCCTACTCGCGAACTTGTGGTTCAAGTGGTAGAAGAAGTAGAAAAACTGACTAAATACATGTCTGTTAGAACCATCGGAATTTTTGGTGGTGTAAATATCAATACCCAAAAAACAACCGTTTATCAAGGTTGTGATATACTGGTAGGAACACCGGGAAGAATCATGGATTTGACCTTAGACAATGTGATTCGTTTTGAAGAAATGCAAAAACTGGTAATCGATGAATTTGACGAAATGTTGAATTTAGGTTTCCGTACCCAGTTGACGGCTATTTTGGCTATGATGCCAAAAAAACGTCAGAACATCTTATTTTCGGCAACCATGACTGATGAAGTAGATGGTATTTTGAATGACTATTTTGATTATCCTGAAGAGGTTACGCTTTCTGCGTCAGGCACACCTTTGGAAAACATCAAACAAATTACCTATAATGTTCCCAATTTCAACACCAAAGTAAATCTGTTAAAACACTTATTAGAAACAAACGAAGACATGAGTCGTGTTTTGGTTTTTGTAAATAACAAGAAAATTTCAGATATGCTTCATGTTCGAATCGAAGAGGATTTTGAAGGCCAATTTGGAGTAATCCACTCTAATAAATCGCAAAATTACCGTTTAAGTACGATGGCTGAATTTCAAGAAGGAAATCTTCGCGGTCTGATTACTACTGATATTATGGCTAGAGGATTGGATATTTCAAATATTACTCACGTAATTAACTTTGAAATGCCCGAAATGCCTGAATTATATATGCACCGTATTGGTAGAACCGGTCGTGCAGATGCAACGGGTACTGCTATCAGTTTTATTGCGCCTCGCGAAGAAGAATTTAAAGTCGAAGTCGAGGTATTGATGAATATGGAATTAAATGCCGAGCCTTTCCCCGAAACAGTTGAAATTTCATTGAAATTGATTGAGCCGGAAAAAGACCGTCAACCCATTAAGTTTTTAATGAAAAAACAAAAACTCGATGGTGATGGAGCTTTTCAAGAGAAAAGTAAGAAGAATAAAAAAGTCAATTTGGGCGGACCTGGTGTAACCAAGAAAAAAACACACGGATCAGTCAATCGTAACATGTTAAAGACGAGAGACAAGAAAAGGAAAGACAAGAACAAATAG